Within Novosphingobium resinovorum, the genomic segment CGCGGGTGGGCACCGGCTCGATGACGGTGGTGATGCCGGGCGTGTTGAGGCCGGCCAGCAGGATCGCGCTCTTTACCTGTGCCGAGGCCATCGGCAGGCGGTAGCGGATCGGCACCGCCGGGCTGGCGCCCTTGAGGATAAGGGGCAGGCGGCCGCCTTCCGATGCCTCGAAGCTGGCGCCCATCTCGGAAAGCGGATCGATCACGCGGCCCATCGGGCGCTTGGAGAGCGAGCCGTCGCCGATGAAGGTCGCGGTGATCGGGTGGCTGGCGACGAGGCCCATCAAGAGGCGCGTCGACGTGCCCGAATTGCCCATGTCAAGCGGCGCTTCGGGCTGGAGCAGCGCACCCACGCCGACGCCGTTGACGGTCCAGGCGCCTTCCCCGGTGCGCGTCACGGTGGCGCCCATCGCGCGCATCGCGGCGGCGGTGGAAAGCACGTCCTCGCCTTCGAGCAGGCCGGTCACTTTCGTCTCGCCCACTGCCAGCGCGCCCAGCATGATCGAGCGATGGCTGATCGACTTGTCGCCCGGAACCCGGATTCGCCCTTTGAGCGGCCCGGTCGGCAGGAAGCGGCGGGGGCGCATGTTCAGGGTGTCGTGGCTCACGGGGTTGGACTTTCGAGGCTGGAATGCTGCAAAAACGGGGCGGCTTTTGACAGCGCCTGCCCGCTATGGCAAGGCGCGCGCCCTGATGCGGCCTTGCGCGCCTAATCTCGCGAGACTTGATTAAGTTCGCAGGCTTTCCCATCAAGACACGCAATTTACTTCGCCCGCGCCATCCGGAACGGGCCAGACGAGGACTTTCCATGGCCAAGGCTGAATGGGGCGCCAAGCATGGCTGCCCGAAATGCGGCACCCGCTTCTACGACCTGGGCAAGGATGACCCGGTCACCTGCATCGAATGCGGCAACGAATGGACCCCCGAGCCGGTGCTCAAGTCCAAGCAGCCGATTCCCTACGAGGAAATCCAGAAGAAGAAGGAAGTCGTCGAGACCGAGGACGAGGATCTGGCCGAAGAGGATCTCGACATCGATGACGACGGCGATTCGCCGGACAACGATGTGGACCTCGGCGGCGACGACGATCTCGGCATCGGCGCCGGCGGCGACGACGAAGACCACGACAACTGATCTGACACGGGGCTGGTCCGCTTTATAGCGAACCGGCCCCGGCTGATTCTGGGGTGCTTGTTCGGTGGCGCACGCTGCCGCGCTTTTGCTCCGCCAGTCATTCCCGCGAAGGCGGGAACCCATCTCCCGACGGCTCCTGTTGAACCCGCATCAGTTGGGCCACCCGCCTTCGCGGGGATGACGGGGGAGCAGGAGCGCAGGTGTGGTTTTGAACGGCGAGGCGGGCTTCAAAACTCGCTGCCGAAAAAAATCGACATCACGCAAATTTTCCTCTTGCCAAGTTTTCGGACCGCCCGTAGATGGCGGCCTCCCAAGCGGAGGCGCTTCTTCGAAACGCCGAAAACGAGGGAAACGGGTTGGTCCTCCCAGGGCTAACTTGCTGAAATGATTGGGGCCTTAGCTCAGCTGGGAGAGCGCCTGCATGGCATGCAGGAGGTCAGCGGTTCGATCCCGCTAGGCTCCACCATTTCGCTACATTGAAGTTTCGCATGATTGCGACACGCTGGTTGACGAGGTTTCGTCCACTGGC encodes:
- a CDS encoding TIGR02300 family protein, with protein sequence MAKAEWGAKHGCPKCGTRFYDLGKDDPVTCIECGNEWTPEPVLKSKQPIPYEEIQKKKEVVETEDEDLAEEDLDIDDDGDSPDNDVDLGGDDDLGIGAGGDDEDHDN